One Burkholderia sp. WP9 genomic window, TGCAGGCAACGCCTGAACTGCTGAACGACCCGCAGGCGTTTGCCCGTTTCGAATCGGCTCAGGCCCAACTGTCGAGTTCGCTCTCGAGGCTGCTCGTCGTATCCGAGGCGTATCCGCAGCTGAAGTCTGACGCGAACTTTCGGGACCTGCAGGCACAACTCGAAGGCACCGAAAACCGCATTGCGGTGGCCCGAAACCGATACATCAAGGCAGTGCAGGACTACAACACGACGGTTCGGTCGTTCCCTTCCAATCTGACGGCCAGTGTGTTCGGCTACAAGGAAAAGCCCAATTTTTCGGTCACGAACGAAGCGGAGATCGCTCGGCCGCCGCAGGTCGATTTCACTACGGCGCCCACGCCGGCAAGCGGAGCAGCCAATTGAACTTCCTCAAAGTCGCCGGCACATGGCTATTTGTGCTCTCAGCATTTTTGTCGTCCGGCGCCGGCGCGCAAGCGCCGATTCCGGCCCTGACCACGCATGTGACGGACGTGACGGGCACGCTCGCCGACGCTCAACGCGCATCGCTCGAACAGACCTTGCAGGCGTTCGAGGCGAAAAAGGGCAGCCAGATCTCGGTGCTCATGGTGCCGACCACCGCGCCGGAAACCATCGAGCAATATTCGCTTCGCGTTGTCGAGCAATGGAAGCTGGGCCGCAAGAATATCGATGATGGCGTGCTGCTGATCATCGCGAAGGAGGACCGGACGCTTCGCATCGAAGTCGGCTATGGCCTCGAAGGCGCGCTCACCGACGCGACGAGCAGTCGCATCATCAACGAGACGATCGTTCCGCGGTTCAAACAGGGCGATTACTACGGCGGCGTCGCCGCCGGCGTCGACAGCATCATGCGTGTGGTCGATGGCGAGCCGTTGCCGCCGCCGGACCAGCGCGCAAGCGGCCCGGCGCAGCTTGCACATTATCTGCCGGTTCTTTTCGTGCTGACGCTCGTCGCGGGCGGTGTGTTGCGCGTCTTGCTGGGGCGGTTGCCCGGCGCCGTCGTGACCGGGGGCGCGGTTGCGCTCGTGGCCTGGATGTTGTCGGGCGCGCTGTTCATCGCCGCCGTCGCGGGGGTGATTGCGCTCGCGTTTACGCTGCTCGGCAGCGGTCTCGGCGCGGTCGCCGGCGCTCGCGTGATCGGCGGGCAGCCCGGCAGGTTCGGCGGCGACTCGGGCCGCACGATCTTCCGGGGCGGTGGCGGCGGATTTGGCGGCGGTGGCGCGTCGGGCAGGTGGTAGCCATGAACCTCGAGCGCATCGTCAGACATTTGTTCCTGACTCGCTGGCATGTGAACCGGGCCTTTCCGGTCCCCGTGCTGCGCGCCATCGAGAAAGCCGTCCGCGACAGCCATCGCGCGCACATGGGGCAGATCCGGTTTGCGGTCGAAGGTACGCTCCACATCGCGGCGCTATGGGAGGGCATGTCGGCCAGAGAACGTGCGATCGACGTGTTTTCCCAATTGCGAGTCTGGGATACGGAGCACAACAATGGGATACTGATCTATCTGCTGCTCGCCGACCATGATGTGGAGATCGTTGCCGACCGTGGCGTGCATGCGAGGGTCAAGCCGGGCGAGTGGGAAGCCATCTGCCAGCGAATGGAGGCGGAATTCAGACGGGGTAACTACGAGGCTGGCGTGCTGAGTGGCGTCGCGCAGGTAACGGAGTTGCTCAAGAAGCATTTCCCCGCGGAAACCGGGACGTTCGAGGAACTGCCGAGTAAGCCGGCTATTCTTTGACCATGCGCCCGTTTGCGCAGGGCAGACAAGGGTTCCTCGAGCGAGTGGCCAGTGGTGTGATTCGGACTGTCTCGTTTGCACCCCGGGCCGACATGCGCGGGGTTCGAAGAGATGTTGTGTGCAGGGAGTTGAAAACGTGAAAGATGCGTACGAGCGGCGTGCATTGCTGCTTCATCTGGGCGACGTGCTGG contains:
- a CDS encoding LemA family protein gives rise to the protein MRILCLGLLAVMVMAVSGCGYNAIQRQDEQVKADWSEVVNQYQRRADLVPNLVNTVKGFAGQERSVLIGVTEARARVGSLQATPELLNDPQAFARFESAQAQLSSSLSRLLVVSEAYPQLKSDANFRDLQAQLEGTENRIAVARNRYIKAVQDYNTTVRSFPSNLTASVFGYKEKPNFSVTNEAEIARPPQVDFTTAPTPASGAAN
- a CDS encoding YgcG family protein, giving the protein MNFLKVAGTWLFVLSAFLSSGAGAQAPIPALTTHVTDVTGTLADAQRASLEQTLQAFEAKKGSQISVLMVPTTAPETIEQYSLRVVEQWKLGRKNIDDGVLLIIAKEDRTLRIEVGYGLEGALTDATSSRIINETIVPRFKQGDYYGGVAAGVDSIMRVVDGEPLPPPDQRASGPAQLAHYLPVLFVLTLVAGGVLRVLLGRLPGAVVTGGAVALVAWMLSGALFIAAVAGVIALAFTLLGSGLGAVAGARVIGGQPGRFGGDSGRTIFRGGGGGFGGGGASGRW
- a CDS encoding TPM domain-containing protein, whose protein sequence is MNLERIVRHLFLTRWHVNRAFPVPVLRAIEKAVRDSHRAHMGQIRFAVEGTLHIAALWEGMSARERAIDVFSQLRVWDTEHNNGILIYLLLADHDVEIVADRGVHARVKPGEWEAICQRMEAEFRRGNYEAGVLSGVAQVTELLKKHFPAETGTFEELPSKPAIL